A genome region from Columba livia isolate bColLiv1 breed racing homer chromosome 2, bColLiv1.pat.W.v2, whole genome shotgun sequence includes the following:
- the GLB1 gene encoding beta-galactosidase isoform X2: protein MHSHYVLQDIPERSFGIDYDSGCFVKDGRPFRYISGSIHYSRVPRYYWSDRLLKMKMAGLDAIQTYVPWNYHETQMGVYDFSGDKDLEHFLQLASDTGLLVILRAGPYICAEWDMGGLPAWLLEKKSIVLRSSDSDYLAAVEKWMGVLLPKMRPHLYQNGGPVIMVQVENEYGSYFACDYDYLRFLLKLFRQHLGDEVVLFTTDGASQFHLRCGALQGLYATVDFAPGGNVTAAFLAQRGSEPRGPLVNSEFYTGWLDHWGHRHSVVPTETIAKTLNEILACGANVNLYMFIGGTNFAYWNGANMPYAPQPTSYDYDAPLSEAGDLTEKYFALREVIGMYKQLPEGLIPPTTPKFAYGSVHLQKVGTVVEVLDRLSPVGPVKSTYPLTFVQLKQYFGFVLYRTKLPKNCTEPTQLSSPLNGVHDRAYVSVDGIPQGVLERDKSLMINITGKAGANLDILVENMGRVNFGRYNNDFKGLVSNLTLDQDTLVEWEIYPLDIDGAVNRGHLDQPKRFVGNPLSYEVPTFYTGRLSIPGGIPDLPQDTYVKFPDWTKGQIWINGFNLGRYWPARGPQLTLFVPRNILVSSVPNNITVLELEHSPCSTSACEIEFVDKPIINATTQYEKYDSRLHLRDKLNHL, encoded by the exons GTATGTGCCATGGAACTACCATGAAACCCAGATGGGCGTGTATGATTTTTCTGGTGATAAAGATCTGGAACATTTCCTGCAGCTTGCTAGTGACACCGGTTTGCTGGTTATCCTGAGAGCTGGACCTTACATCTGTGCAGAATGGGACATG gGAGGTCTTCCTGCATGGCTACTGGAGAAGAAATCTATTGTTCTCAGGTCTTCTGATTCAG ATTACCTGGCAGCAGTGGAGAAATGGATGGGTGTCCTTTTGCCAAAGATGAGGCCTCATCTCTATCAAAATGGAGGTCCAGTCATCATGGTGCAG GTAGAGAATGAGTATGGAAGCTACTTCGCTTGCGACTATGACTATCTGCGTTTCCTTCTGAAGCTCTTCCGCCAGCATCTTGGGGATGAGGTGGTGCTGTTCACAACTGATGGTGCAAGCCAGTTTCACTTGAGATGTGGAGCTCTTCAGGGTCTTTATGCAACAGTGGACTTTGCCCCAG GTGGCAATGTcacagcagcatttttagcTCAAAGAGGCAGTGAACCTAGAGGCCCTTTG GTTAATTCTGAGTTTTATACGGGATGGCTGGATCACTGGGGGCACCGTCATTCTGTTGTGCCCACAGAAACTATAGCTAAAACACTTAATGAAATCCTGGCATGTGGTGCTAACGTTAACCT gtACATGTTTATAGGTGGGACTAACTTTGCCTATTGGAAtg GTGCTAATATGCCCTATGCGCCACAGCCCACTAGTTATGACTATGATGCTCCACTGAGTGAAGCGGGGGAtctgacagaaaaatattttgccttgaGGGAAGTCATTGGTATG TATAAGCAGTTACCAGAAGGTCTTATCCCTCCGACAACACCCAAATTTGCATACGGGAGTGTTCACTTGCAGAAG GTGGGCACTGTGGTGGAGGTTCTTGACAGGCTGTCACCTGTAGGACCAGTGAAAAGCACTTACCCGTTAACCTTTGTTCAGCTAAAGCAG tattttgggTTTGTACTGTACAGAACTAAGCTTCCAAAAAACTGTACAGAGCCAACACAGCTGTCTTCACCTTTAAACGGAGTCCATGATCGGGCCTATGTCTCTGTCGATGGG ATTCCTCAGGGTGTCCTTGAAAGGGACAAATCGCTTATGATAAATATAACTGGGAAGGCTGGAGCAAATCTGGACATCTTGGTAGAGAATATGGGCCGAGTCAACTTTGGTAGATACAATAATGACTTTAAG GGTCTAGTTTCAAATTTAACTCTTGATCAAGATACGCTTGTTGAATGGGAAATTTATCCTCTAGACATAGATGGAGCAGTGAACCGTGGCCACCTTGACCAACCAAAGAGATTTGTTGGCAATCCACTGAGTTATGAAGTGCCTACTTTTTACACTGGTAGACTTTCAATTCCTGGAGGGATTCCAGACTTGCCTCAAGACACCTATGTCAAGTTTCCTGACTGGACAAAG GGGCAAATTTGGATCAATGGCTTTAATCTGGGTCGCTACTGGCCAGCTCGTGGTCCTCAGTTGACGCTTTTTGTTCCAAGGAATATACTTGTTTCATCAGTGCCCAATAACATAACAGTGTTGGAGCTGGAGCATTCTCCTTGCAGCACCTCGGCGTGCGAGATAGAATTTGTAGACAAACCTATTATCAATGCAACCACACAGTATGAAAAGTATGACTCCCGACTCCATCTTAGAGACAAATTGAACCATCTATAG